In Nisaea sediminum, the genomic stretch CACCGCTGCCGCCGCGCAGCACGTCGTTCCCTGAACCGCCGGACAGCGCATCGTTTCCCCGATTGCCGTTGATCGTGTCATCCCCGTTGTTCCCGAGCATTAGGTCGTTACCCTGACCGCCATAGAGCGTGTCAGCACCATCGCCACCAATCACATCGTCATTGCCGAGGTTGCCGTAAAGCATATCGCCGGCCGTGTCGTTGCCAGCACCTCTGATGACATCGTTGCCCTGGCCGCCGAAGATGGTGTCGCTGCCATTCCCGCCGACAAGCACATCATTCCCAGCGTTTCCGTAGATGAGATCGGCACCGTCGAACGCGGAAACCGTGTCGTTGCCTTGACCTCCATACATGGTGTCACGCTCTTCGGCAGGGCTCGATCCTGAAGCTCCCGCATCATAGAGAAGATCATCGCCCTGATTGCCGTAGAGCAGGTCTGCGCCGCCCGAGCCTGTCAGTTCGTCATTGCCCTGACCGCCGAAAAGCGTGTCGTTGCCAAAGCCGCCGTGGAGGTCATCATTCCCTCGGTTGCCATAGAGGAGGTCATCACCGGAGTAGGTGGCGACGAAATCGTTACCGTCGAGCGCGAACACCGTGTCACGTCCATCGGTTCCGAGTAGAAAAAAGTCCGAGCTATTGGTGCCGTTGATAACAGGCATGGCAGTCTCCTCATTTTCTTAGATTTAAGAAAGCGACGTGCCTTTGGCGGGAAATAAGATTCCGAGAAAGAGCACGCCGATTAGGCTCACAAATCTGCGAATTGCGAGCTGCGAACGTGCTCAACCACTAACGAGAATTTGTGGTCTCACGCGTATTGGGATGGGGTTAAGCAAAGGCTCTCTGACACATGAAATCCGACACGCGAGCCAAATATGCGGTGGCGAATTTAGAGAGCTGATTTTAGATACTTCTAGACGCACTGGTCGTGCAAAACGGCGCAACAATTCTTCTAAAAATATATTAAGAAGGGCTGTTTTGCATGGACCTAGTCGCTCATCTAGCTGTCTGGATCGCGCACTCAACTGAGCACGTTCGGCTAGTATGTTTAACAAGTGCGTGCGGCTCAAGCGGGAATATTCCATGCACGCTTCTCCTTCACAAAAGAAAAGCGGGGCTCACGCCCCGCTGAAGTTTCTCGGGACGTGGGTTCAGAAACCGGCTTTGCCTTTGCCGCCGCCGGATTTGAAACCGCCGGCTTTGTCGAAGTTCATCCGGCCAGTGGTGCCGGTGTGCTTGCCGCCGGCGGTGTGATGACTGGTAACGCCACGACTGTTGGTATGGCTGTGACCGGTGTATTTGCCATTGCCGTTGTAGTGATTGGTCCGGCCTTGGCCGTTGGACTTGGAGTACCCTTTACCGAAAACAGACATGAGACACCTCTCGGGCTGGAGTGCAGAAGTGCGATGCCGCAAGGAGGGGAGAAGCAAGAAATAAAAAAAAGCGCCACTTGCGCTGTTTTATTACGATCACCTGACATAACGCCCTTTGTGTCAGGCTTTTTTATTAGTTAACGCGCTTGAATTCTTCGAATCTAGATGTCAGACTCCCCTTGCGATCAACCGCAGCGAAGTGGAGCCCAAGCAAGAACGACTGATCCGATTACCCGGACCTCGCCTGCACTCTTCATGAGTTAAAGGGTATTCCGCCACGAGTCCGCGACGAAGGCTCACCGGTGCGGTTAACCCGACATAAAGGGCGTTATGACGGACAAAGGAGGAAAGGTTTACGGATCAGCGCGTTACACAAATGGACTCTCTTCAAGGGCCGCGCGGCCCAAGCATCTCATTGCCGGCGATCGTGCGCGAAGCCGATCAGAATGCGATCCTCGCTTACCTCGAATTTTTTACCGTACGCATACGGAACCCGAATACGCGTTCGGCCTATCATCATGCCGTTCGGGCTTTTTTCACCTGGAGCCACGAAAACGGCCTGACGCTCTCATCGGTGCGGCCAATCCATGTGGCCACCTATATCGAGATGTTGACGGAGATCCGGCAGCCGCAGACGGTTAAGCTGCACCTCGCGGCTATCCGCATGCTCTATGACTGGTTCGTCATCCAACAGGTTGTGCCGAGCAATCCCACGAGCCCCGTGAAGGGACCGCGCTATAGCATCCGAGTGGGCAAAACGCCTGTTCTGACCGCAGCAGAGGCGCGGCAACTCCTGGACTCGATCGAGACTGACACGCTGATAGGCCTTCGTGACCGCGCCCTCATCTCCTTCATGCTCTACACTTTCGCCCGCGTCAGCGCGGCCGTCGGCGTCAATATCGGGGATCTGTTCGCCGAGGGCGGGCACACATGGGTCCGGCTGCGCGAAAAGGGAGGAAAGGACCACGTCATGCCGCTACACCCGGAACTGGAGGCTGACATCGGGGCATATTTGGGCGTCGTCCCGACCTCTGTCGTCAACATGCCTCTATTTCGTGCGATGGACCGACGAGGCGGCATATTCAGCGGTAGACGTCTCGATCGCAGAGATGCTTGGGCTATTGTACAGAGACGACGGAAAGCTTCTGGATTGGCAACCCACACAACCTGTCATTCATTTCGAGCCTCCGGCATAACAGCATTCCTTGAAAACGGAGGGAGTATCGAATTGGCATCAATTATGGCAGCCCATTCGAACACACGAACCACCAGCCTATATGACCGAAGAACGCTAATTGATCAAAATACGATAAAAAATATACTTTTTGATTTCTTATAAAAAATTTCAACAATCTTTCTTTTATTATTTTTCCTTATACAATCAATAAAATCTATTTACGATAACGCGAGGAATCATAAATACCATTAAAGTAGAAATTTGACTGACTATCCGTGATAAATCCGTTAGTTGTGAGAGCATATTTCTACTTTTTCTGGTCCAGATAAGCAAATGGCTGGTTATAAAGCGACAGAGATCCGAAAGCCTTCAAACGACAAAGAGTTTGAAGAAAATTGCGTTGTTCTATTTAGAGAAATCCTCTCGGATCCACATGTTAAGACCGTCGGCACCTCAGGGCAGGGGCAAGATGGCGTAGATGTTGTTGGAAACAGATTTAGCGACCCTGAGCATATTGTCGGAATACAATGCAAACTAAAAACAGGAAAGTCGAGGCTCCACGAATCCGAAGTTAAAGAAGAAGTTAAAAAGGCACTTAAATATACCCCTCCGCTACGCGAATATATCATTGTCGCAACATCTAAAGATGACACGAAACTTGATCAACTCGCTCAAAGACTCGCCATTGAGCAAGAAAGAGCGGGACGATCACTCCGGATTACTGTCTGGGGCTGGGATACCCTCTGCCAGAAAATCAACCAACATGATGCCGCCAAGGAAGCCTTCGACCCTGGACACAGTCCTGCAATAGCCGCCAACACAAAGAGGTTGGAGGCGATCGAAGCGAATCAAGCCAAAGCCGCGACTAGCAGTCAGATTGATCAGCTTTCCCGAAAACTGGACTCTCAGCTGCCGCCAATGGCCGGCGTACTTTCAGAGGAGTATGCAAACAAGACGGCCCAACGTGAGCTTAGAGACATCCTCATAAAGCGAGGGTTTGTTGGCTCAGATACTGGCAGCGAACTAGCTAAGCTGGCTGAGCGTGTAATATCAGGAGATCTGGCTCTGACGTCAGACCGACTACGTGCAGAGATTTCCGATCGAGCGGTACGCGCCAACTGGACAGACACCCCAATCGAGCAACTGAAGTTTTGGTTGGAATCCTCTGCGCGACTTGATCCCAATAGGGATCTGACTATTGCAAGGGCGCTCCTTAAAGCGGCTGAGGGTAGTAGCGACGAAGCTCTTCGAGCATTACGTTCGCGACTCGACCCTGATAGCCGTGCAGCATTGATGGGCGTCCTTGACCAAACCCATGGCCAGGGCCACGGGCTAAACTGGGTTTTAGATCAGGAACTGTCTTCCTCTGATCTTTCGCCAATGGGCATTCATAATGTCTTAGTACAGCTCTCGCTAAATGAGAGATTCGACGCCGCAATCGAATTCATCAACGATGTTCCCGAGCCCTATTTTGAAGAGGCTCCCGTCTTACTGCTGATCCGATCGGAACTGCGCCTAGCATCAATCCTCCCGCGTGATCGCCGAAGGATTATCTTCAAGGGACTGCCAATTGCTTTGTCACGAATTGGTTTTGAGCCCGGCCCTCGCGGGCAAACGACGCTTAAAGAAGCGCTTGGCGATCTATATCGGCTGGAACGATTTCTCGATGGCTTCAGTATCGACGTCATCCCTCAGTATGTAGAAAACTTGATTCTATGGATTTCGCTCGAGAATGAAGAAACACGAGACGCAGCTCTCGATCGATTGAAAGCCGAACTAAGCGACCCAAACCGGACCTATTCCAGAGTAGGATTCGCGTTATCTTATGGCGTGCCTTTTGATCAAGACGCTCTTATGCGTAGTCTCTCAGCCCAAAAATCCGTTGGCGGCTGGACAGAAGATCAAACGACCGCCGTCATCGCAATCGCAGTCCATGCGGAAAATGCCGAAAAGATCTGCAACCTTTTCGACCTTCACGGAGAGGAAATCCTAAAGTCAGAAGCGATCGGCAAATCGCTCATTTGGCGCTTAAGAATTGAAGCTCTTGCGAGATGCTCGCGTTTCGGAGAAGCCTATGAGTTATTAAAAAATGAAGCGTCAAAGGTATTCGACCCGAGTGACGCATCAGAAATTCTCGATCTTATTGAAAGCATTGAAAACAAAGATGAAATCGGACGCTTGCGACACCGATATGAAAAAGAAAAAAATACGACCGACCTACGATTATTGATTGAGCAACTAAAATTAAATGGCGAAAAATCGGACCTAGCGCATTTCACATTAATCCTCGCTAACGAAACAAATGGGTACGACGATTTTAGTACAGCTCTGAAATGCTTGTACGACGATGAGCGTTTTGAAGATGCTATTTTACTCTGCGATAAGTTTGATGCCTTTATCCAGAATTCCATTGAACTCCGACTGATCAAAGGTTGGGCTCTTTGTCGATTGGGACGCGTGATGGAAGCTCGCGAAATCAGTCGATCTATTCCTCTCGATGCCGGCTCTGGCAGCGCCCGCGAACTTGCAATTATGACAGCGGTAGAAAGCGGTGATTGGGGCGACCTACAGAGGATTCTCGCGCATGAAGCCGCTCGCTCTAACGAGTTGCCTATAAATGATCTAATCCGGCTCTCCCTTTTTGCTCACGAATTGGATAGCCACTATGTGAACCATTTCAGGGATGCCGCACTTACGCGGGAGCCAGAAAATCCTGAAGTGAATCTTAGTGCTTACAGACTCGCTATCGTACGCGGGACAGAGGCCGAGACGGACTGGCTTGAGAAGGCAATACAGACCTCTGGTCCCGATGGGCCGGTACAGCGTGTCTCGATCAAAGAAATGCTAGAACGCCTTCCTCAATGGAATGATCGCTCCAGAAACATTGAAGAAAAACTTCAACGCGCCGAGATCCCTTGCTTTATTGCTGCATCTGCAGTCAATCGCCAAATATTAGATAGGACACTGGGCCAAGCAATTAGAAATCTGGAGCGAGATCAGAGTTTGGTGCCATATCCGGTCTTTGCTGCCGCCGGTCACGGCCGCATGTGTGATCTTAGTAATATCGATACCGTCGCTTTCGACATCTCTGCCTTAATTTCTCTACACCATCTTGGTTTACTTGAGCGTGCACTCAAATCAGTTCAGACCCCCTTGATTGCACCATCAACCCTCCACCTCCTTCTTCTTGAGCGACAACGCTTGAACGATTACCAGCGTTCGCAGGTTAAGAAGGCTGAGCGCCTACTCTCTCTGGTGAATAACCGCGAGCTTAAAGAAATGCAGCTCAGTTCAACGCCATCAATCGCTCAAGCTGCAGAGATATCGGACGATCTCGCTGCAATGATTGCGGCGGCCGACCAAGATGGCGGCCTGGTAGTGACACGAGCGCCCATTCCCAAGAGGGGATCTCTGCTAGAAGAGTGCGTTGATGTCAGTGTATTTCCCTCAGTGTTGACCGATACGCATTCTGTGCTGACGTTCCTACGCTCAAAAGGCGCCATCGAGGAAAAAATTGACGAAGCCGCTACCCACTACCTCAGTAATGTCGATGTGGGCTGGCCTTCGCCCCTCGCTATTTCTGACAAGCAAAATATCTACCTTGATGATATTGCGGTAACCTACTTAGATTTTGTCGGAATACTTCACCCTCTAACTCGTTTTGTTAAGGCCGTATACATTCATCCTGATATCGTGCGTTTGGCTCGCGATACGATCAAATACCAAGCGCAAACTAGTCAGTTGGTTAAAGCGATCGACGAAATTCGAGAGATAATCCAACGGCTACTTGACTCTAGAAAGCTGAATTTCACGTCGCGACGTCTATCTTCGGGGGAAGATTCCGATGGAGATTTGGCCGAAGCATCTCCAACGCCGACCATGGATCTACTGTCAGATGTGTCAGGCGCAGATGCCGTAGTCGTAGACGATCGGTACCTCAATCACTCGCCGACTTGGACTGACCGCAAAGGTCACACTTGTAACACTTCAAATGTATTCGACGTCATCGATCTTGTATTCACAGGCAAGCCTTCCGGCGCACCAGATCAAAAGGCACGCTGGCAATCACGGCAGAATCTCCGGAAGGCAGGTTTCTACGCCGCGCCCCTTGAAACTGACGAGTTGTTAGCAAAAATTCTCGCCGCGCCGATTGCCGAAGGCCAACTGGTCGAGACACTGGAACTGCGCGCAATTCGCGATAGCATCCTGCTTCCCTTGATGACGCCCTGCTTTGCGCCCATCGATCGACCTTGGTTTGATAACGTCCGGATGGCAGTGGTCCAGGCTCTGCGTTCAGTATGGACGGAACCTCATGATCTAGATCACGCTATCGCGAGGTCGGATTGGATGTTTGACCTGTTGCCGGTGCCTACGGAGTGGATCCATGATCCGACAAACGCAGATCATTGGCGAGTCGCTGAAGCTCAGACTGCCGGACAGTTGGGAGCGATCACTGTCTCTATCAATTTGCAAGGTGAGCGCAGGGCCGCATTTCACCAATGGGTTAGCCAACGGATCACTTCCTCACTCCGTCGTTACCGAGGCCACATTTGGAATACGTTGCTTGAATTCACTAAGAATATGATTGAGCAACATTCAAATGATCTAGCGAAAGACATCGAGCAATCCAGCACTCAAATGGCCGCTTTATTTCTACTCGATTCCATTCCCATCGAAATGCGCGAAGAATTACTTTCCGATAGCGCGCTCTGCAAGCGGCTCAACATTGACACTACTACCTTCGTAAACCTAAGCTCGGGCATTAAGATAACGCAAAATGAGCTCTTCCGTGCCGCGCAAAATGCCGTCGATAATAAAAAAACGGCCAAGATTAACCTTTCAAATGGAAAAACCATCCACGCTCAAGTGAGGTGCCGTGACGGCCGTACCGCTGAAATCAAAATTAAGGGAATTTGGTTCACACTTGACGATGTCGCACCAGCATCACGTAAAGCGATAATCCGCCAAACCGCCATTGGCCGTCTCCTCGCCGAGTTTCCTCTTTCCGAATTAGACGAAAATTTTTGGAGAGATGCCGGACAAAAGGGCGCGCTAACGTCCGATCTGTTTTTCAAATTTAAGCAATCCGTATCGAGTACGCCTGAGGCGCTTCATCGCTTTATTCAGTCCACAACAACGTTCAGTTCTGAAAACCTTGTCCCTGAAAATCTCTCGTATTGCAGTGCGCTCCTTGCCCTGCCGACGGATGGGGCATCTTTCGAAGATTATATAGTTGGACCGCTACGACTAGAGCGTGAAAGCCTTATCAAACGCCACCCACAAGTCGCCCTCCGGCGTATCGCTTTTAGTTCGATCGCGGATGCGTTGGTGCCGCATGATTTGCTGGATGGCTATGGTTTTGACGACATATCAGACCTTCTCGACGCGGATGATCCGTTCTCGCTGATATTCGGGTTTCAAATTTGCGCCGCGCGGCTGGAAATTGATCCCAGATATGAAGAGCTCGGCAGCAAGTTCCTTCACAAAGCCATCGCTGATGAAGCGGCGTTGACCCGCTGCCAAATCGCTTCGGGCGTTTCTATCCTGGCAATGCAACATTTGGCAGAGAATCCAGAGCACTCGGGTTTTCCCGTCTTCTGGAGGCGCCTCCTCGCATTGACTCACGCCGGCCTAGTTACAGACGCGATGAATGGCATCAAAGATGGGAGCGGCTTCTTTGATTGGGTAATTCAGGGGAATGCTTTTGAATATGTCTGGCTTAGCTTGCTCGATCGGCAATCTGCCCCGCGGTGGAAGTCTGATTGGATACTCCCAGAGCAGCTTTATGCAGAAACGATTGGCCGCGCTGTTAATGCATTCGGTCGGCTACCTCAAGATCAGCAACCTGCTGAATGGAAAAGTATCCTTACATCCGCTGTGAAAGCCTCGGAAGGTAAGCCTAAATCGGGCTATCATTTCTTTCCTGGACCGCTGGATGAGTTCATCGAACATCCGACTGAAAAACTCCCTGACGAGATGCTGCAATCGATCAAAGACGGAATGGCAAGCGCCCAACCGATTAATGATGTCCCCGGATTAATGCATATTGCATATACTTCTAAACCTCCGGCGGACCTGTTATCTTGCATCGTAGAAAGAGTGAAAGGAAATAGAGACAAGCCACTTGGCGAAAATGATTTCGAATTGTGGCTCCTCGAAATATTTGCTCATATTTCTGGTACCACTAAATCTGAAGAACTAGCATCAGCAGTTATGGAACGATGCTTCGACGAGGCAACGTCTTTTGAACCGAGAACAAACGCAACAGGCCTATTTGCGATTATCTTGAGTGCGTGTGCAGGATTCTCAGATATTGACGAATACCGAACACAATTAGGTACTGCCGCAAGAAGGCTTGCACTCATTTGCAAGCCCGGTGAAGAACTCTCTGACCTAAATGCTGTTTTCCGGGTTCTAAGAAAACTTTCCAAGGAGCTTGATCCGTATCTAGCGCCAGCGCGAGCAGTCTCAAATTGTAAGAAATGACGCGCAGAAAGGCCTCAAATATCTAAACGGTATATCTGGAAATAGAGATAATTGGCTCAAGTCAAAGCCACTACTCGGTCCGAAAGCCGCCTCGACAATACCAATCTGACTGGGCCAAGGCGTCATACAAAGCCGCCCTCCACGAGTTTAAATTAGCTCTGCGACGCGAACGGCATTGCGTAGATAGGTGGGCTGAAACAGCAGCTTCTCCGCCCGCGTCAAAAACTTCGATAAGGGCATCTTCAATATCAGCGATCTCTTCTGCTGCTGCATCTGAATAGACACGGTCAAGCTCAAGGTGTGCAAACTGCTTCTCCACGCGGGCGAGCAAGTCGCTATCAAGATTGGGAGCCCCTACTCTAAAGGTAGCGGCTGCTGGCGTCGTACGCTCGATATCGGCGACCAGCCAAGTTACGTGGTTAACATGCTCGAAATAAGGGTGAAGAAAGCCATCATCGGAGCAAGTTGGAAATGCATCGTCTTTTTTCTTGTTACATCGGTCGCAACAACCAACGAGGTTCATTGGTTTTACGGAAAACTCGGGATAGACGGCTTTTGGCAAAATATGGTCCAAAGATTCTATCGAACCAAAATTGCAGTAAGGACAACGATTGTTCTTTGGTAAAATCATCAGGGCGTCATAGATGGCACGTGCGGGCACACCTTTGCGAGCCATCCGGAGCGTATAATTCTTGATAAGATCTTTTCCTTCGACATTCCCTACTCCAGAGGTGTGCGAAGAAATTAGATGCATTTCACCGTCTTCAGCCAGGCTGTCATAATCATCCGATAGATCCAGAATATCTTGCCGGATGCCTGCCATACGGCCTCTAAGATCTCTATTCCGGATCAGCCCTGTGCATTCATCGAACGTGTCACCAACGTCAAATGTTGGCTGTCTAACCTCCCACATTAGTCGCGCCCTCGACGTTCGCGCTGCGCTAACATCGCACGGATCAATGCTTGGCCCTGGGCGCCAATTTCATCATCGAACTCGCTCATAACCGCCTGAAATGAATCATGCCGGCCAACGACTTCACGTATCATTTTATGGAAGCCTGATCGGTCCACCTCCAACCCGAACACTTCTCGGGTTAGGACGCTAACCGTTTCAGCAAAAGTTTCTATCTCAGGTCGATCGGCCGCAGACGATAATCCATGCCGTGAAATCTTCCAAACACATGACGCCGGCACCTCTTGCACCACCACAGGAGAATGTGTGGCGATAATCGCCACACCGTTACGATTAGTGAGCAGATTGGAGAGGGCTCGAACGAATGCGGAAAGGAGAGGTGGGTGAAGGTGCGCCTCCGGCTCATCCATGAGCACAAGGCTTCTTTCTTCAACCAGCTCAACCAGCTTTGTGATCGTTAACAGCACGATCTTGTGCCCAGAGCTTAGGTTTTTGTACATGAACTTAGCTCTTTCGAGGAATTCATCTTCATCCTCGATGTCAGCCAGCTCAGCGACCTCGATCTCGCCAAATAGACTGTCGGTCTCAAGCGTCTCCAGTGCACGTTTCCAACGTTTTCGTCGCAGGCCTCTTGAGCAGATCATTGCACTTTTTGCGAAGTCCGAACTCAAACTCTCGATGTTCAGCGTGGTAATTCTTTGTCTATCACCGCTTCCAACGCGCTTGCGCAGGCCGACGTTGGTATATCCAATTATTGCTCTTTGGGCGCGTGGCGTCTCTTCAATCGAGAGAAAATCATCAAACGCACTAAATGTTACACTCACTAAATTTGCAAAAGTCTCCGTATCTTCACCTAGGAATTCAAAGTCCATTTCTTGAAATGAAAAAGCTCCATCTCTCCGTCTTGTCGATTTTGGATCAACCAGAGCCCGCGTCATTCCATTTAATAGTCGAGTTTTTCCGACACCATTTCGCCCGATTATTATGTGAATGTTATTTGGCGGTGATGCGCCAGGCTCTACTTCAAACTCAAGCTCTACTGGGTCAGTAAGAGATTTCGGCGTTCTAGCCGCTCTATAAGAAAATTTGTACGGGGTGAGCTCAACACCATCCTGCAAGACAGCTCTGTATTGAATTTCGACTTTGCGCGGTCCTGTTGACCGCATCAAAGATTCCTTCATCACCTCTTCTTCGAGTGCTCTAGCATAAAGCTGCTCATCGAAAGCAACATCGCGGAGCGCCTGAAATATCTCATAACGCTCGTTTTCGGGGATTTCCATTAAGGCCTGGTAATAGTCGATGTCCTGACCTAGTGAGAAAAATTCTCTCGGTAGACGGTCAAAATTCCTCGGTAGCTTGGGCCGTCTTTGACCTGTCTCCCAATCAAATTCGCCTATTTTTACCTGACCGATTTCGTGCTTTTTTCCATTTTTATCAAAATAGGTGAAGAAATACATCGTTCGATAAACGAACCAATCGTTCCAATTATCTTCCCACAAATATCCTTTTGATATCGCATCTTTGGGCGCGTGACGCTCATCATTTGGGACGACTATAAATTTCATTTCTTCTTTTCTTTATTTTCACAAAGACTAAACGCACATATGTATTTTGAATATAATGCTTTTTTGAAGCTACTTTCAATATGCCTCGTTTTTTAATTTCTTTTCTAACGCACTTTGATAACGAGGTTGACGCGAATTGTTTAGTCGTCAGATCGACGTTCACCTTGACGATCGTCCATTCTCCTATCCTCTCAGGGTCTTTCAACCCGTCGGCGCGGCGCAAGGCGGTTCACTCCCTCAGTCCGGATCGCCGTCCGGATGTGCGAGGCATAGAACTTCTCGATCATCTCAACGCTGGTGCGGCAGTTCTTGGCGATCTGGTAGATATCCGCGCCTTCCATAAGGCGGAAGCAGATGTAGGAGTGCCGCAGGCTGTAGGCAGTTCGCCGCTTACCCTCGCGATCGAGCTTCAGATCACACTCTGCAAGCACACTGTTGAACGCCTTCTTATGATCTGACGGAAACAGAAGATCTTCCGGCCGCGTCTCGTGCCAATCTTCGCCCTCGCGCCACGTCAGCTTCCTTTGGCGGTCCCTGAGGCGCTCGAACGGGTGCACGGCATTCGGCATACTCTTGCACCAGCCTTCACCGCGCTTGCCGCGTACCCTGATCTCCAAAATGAGGTCGCCGCTCCATTCGTCTTTGACGATCTCCACGTCTCTGAACTGAAGCAGCTTCACCTCGTCGGGGCGGAGCCCCGTATTTGCCATTAGAAGCACATAGTCATGCAATTGCTCGGCGTGCCATCTGTCACGCGTACCTTCTTTAAGCTCCTGCGCCCTCCGGCGCGTGGTCTCGTACAACTGCTTGTACTCAGCATGACTAAACCATGCCCTGGTCGTGACCTTCGTCTTCGTCCCATAGGGCATGGAAAGATCCGGCAAATACGGCATCCAGCCGTGGCGAAGCCCGGTCTTCAGGACCTGTCGAAGCGTGACGATCTCATTGTGAACGGTGTTGTGCGCCGGCGGCTTACCGGTAGGGGAGGTTTTCTTACGGTGCACGCGATAGTCCATCAGCGTGCCGGCATTGATCCGTGAGAGGCCTATGTCCCCGAAGAAGGGGAGAAGATGAAGGCGGAGCCTGTCTTTATGTCCTTGTACCCACTTCGGGCTTCTAGTGCCCTCCGTGAGGATCTCGTATTCCTCGATGAACTTAGCGGCGGCTTGACCGAATGTCTTTTCCTTCGGCTTCAGCTCGCCGTTGACCTGCTTGCCGCGCATTCCGAGGTACCAGTCCTCGGCATAGTCCTTGGCTCGTGCCAGGCTGTCTTCCTTGGTGCTGGTCTTGATGTTGCGCCCCTTAAAACGGGCTGCGCAGTACCAGTATTGGCTGTTTTCTCGTTTATAGACGCGGACTTTGCCGCCTAAAATCGTGTGAATTGTCATGATCACACTCTCCTCAACTATTAATTATGGGCATATGGGAAAGTGGGCACAATATGGGCACGCCATTCTTGGCCCTAAAATGCAAAAACCGCTTAGGGCGGGATACGCCTAAGCGGTTGTAATGTTTGGGGATATTTGGTTGCGGGGGCAGGATTTGAACCTGCGACCTTCAGGTTATGAGCCTGACGAGCTACCGGGCTGCTCCACCCCGCGATATGGGTGCTGA encodes the following:
- a CDS encoding HNH endonuclease — translated: MAGIRQDILDLSDDYDSLAEDGEMHLISSHTSGVGNVEGKDLIKNYTLRMARKGVPARAIYDALMILPKNNRCPYCNFGSIESLDHILPKAVYPEFSVKPMNLVGCCDRCNKKKDDAFPTCSDDGFLHPYFEHVNHVTWLVADIERTTPAAATFRVGAPNLDSDLLARVEKQFAHLELDRVYSDAAAEEIADIEDALIEVFDAGGEAAVSAHLSTQCRSRRRANLNSWRAALYDALAQSDWYCRGGFRTE
- a CDS encoding ATP-dependent nuclease; protein product: MKFIVVPNDERHAPKDAISKGYLWEDNWNDWFVYRTMYFFTYFDKNGKKHEIGQVKIGEFDWETGQRRPKLPRNFDRLPREFFSLGQDIDYYQALMEIPENERYEIFQALRDVAFDEQLYARALEEEVMKESLMRSTGPRKVEIQYRAVLQDGVELTPYKFSYRAARTPKSLTDPVELEFEVEPGASPPNNIHIIIGRNGVGKTRLLNGMTRALVDPKSTRRRDGAFSFQEMDFEFLGEDTETFANLVSVTFSAFDDFLSIEETPRAQRAIIGYTNVGLRKRVGSGDRQRITTLNIESLSSDFAKSAMICSRGLRRKRWKRALETLETDSLFGEIEVAELADIEDEDEFLERAKFMYKNLSSGHKIVLLTITKLVELVEERSLVLMDEPEAHLHPPLLSAFVRALSNLLTNRNGVAIIATHSPVVVQEVPASCVWKISRHGLSSAADRPEIETFAETVSVLTREVFGLEVDRSGFHKMIREVVGRHDSFQAVMSEFDDEIGAQGQALIRAMLAQRERRGRD
- a CDS encoding tyrosine-type recombinase/integrase — its product is MTIHTILGGKVRVYKRENSQYWYCAARFKGRNIKTSTKEDSLARAKDYAEDWYLGMRGKQVNGELKPKEKTFGQAAAKFIEEYEILTEGTRSPKWVQGHKDRLRLHLLPFFGDIGLSRINAGTLMDYRVHRKKTSPTGKPPAHNTVHNEIVTLRQVLKTGLRHGWMPYLPDLSMPYGTKTKVTTRAWFSHAEYKQLYETTRRRAQELKEGTRDRWHAEQLHDYVLLMANTGLRPDEVKLLQFRDVEIVKDEWSGDLILEIRVRGKRGEGWCKSMPNAVHPFERLRDRQRKLTWREGEDWHETRPEDLLFPSDHKKAFNSVLAECDLKLDREGKRRTAYSLRHSYICFRLMEGADIYQIAKNCRTSVEMIEKFYASHIRTAIRTEGVNRLAPRRRVERP